A stretch of Usitatibacter palustris DNA encodes these proteins:
- a CDS encoding TatD family hydrolase, translated as MLVDSHCHLDFPELKADLDGVLSRMRSNGVSHALTISTTLQTFPAVLAVARSKENLWCSAGVHPDELRDGREATTAELVALADDPKVVAIGETGLDYFRVEGDTEWQRERFRAHIRAARETGKPLVVHTRESAADTVAILREERAAEVGGVMHCFTESWEVAQAAIDLGFLISFSGIVTFKNAAALKEVAKLVPLANMLVETDSPYLAPVPFRGKTNEPGFVKHVAEEIARLKGVSFEEVAQRTTANFFSLFRHAAA; from the coding sequence ATGCTGGTCGATTCCCACTGCCACCTGGATTTCCCCGAGCTGAAGGCCGATCTCGACGGCGTGCTTTCACGCATGCGCTCGAACGGCGTTTCGCACGCGCTCACCATCAGCACGACGCTCCAGACGTTTCCCGCGGTGCTCGCGGTCGCGAGGTCGAAGGAAAACCTCTGGTGCTCGGCGGGCGTGCACCCGGATGAACTGCGCGACGGCCGCGAGGCAACTACCGCGGAGCTCGTCGCACTGGCCGATGACCCGAAGGTCGTCGCGATCGGCGAGACCGGGCTCGACTATTTCCGAGTCGAAGGCGACACCGAATGGCAGCGCGAACGCTTTCGCGCACACATTCGCGCCGCGCGCGAGACCGGAAAGCCTCTTGTCGTGCACACGCGCGAGTCGGCCGCGGACACCGTTGCCATCCTTCGCGAGGAACGGGCCGCCGAGGTGGGCGGCGTGATGCACTGCTTCACGGAGAGCTGGGAGGTTGCGCAGGCGGCGATCGACTTGGGATTCCTCATCTCCTTCTCCGGAATCGTCACGTTCAAGAACGCCGCGGCCCTCAAGGAAGTGGCGAAGCTTGTCCCGCTCGCGAACATGCTGGTCGAGACGGACTCCCCGTATCTCGCGCCCGTGCCGTTTCGCGGCAAGACGAACGAGCCGGGATTCGTGAAGCACGTCGCCGAGGAGATCGCGCGGCTCAAGGGAGTCTCGTTCGAGGAAGTGGCGCAGCGCACGACCGCCAATTTCTTCTCACTCTTTCGCCACGCCGCGGCCTGA
- a CDS encoding class I SAM-dependent methyltransferase: MFLAAGVGQVLERLGGQGGLPLRVVLWDGREFPLSDEPLATVRVKRPQALTALSHPTLLSLAEAYVNGDLDLEGDLDAAIRAAESLARDEGGPLFVRDGAAPRSHTREEDSAAIRHHYDVANGFYALWLDPRMVYSCAYFRTESDSLEQAQLNKLDHICRKLRLDADEQFLDIGCGWGALILHAAKKYGARATGITLSEQQFEWTQRRIREEGLQHRCRVLLEDYRDHQSPAPYDKIASVGMFEHVGIANLPTYFATVRRLLRERGLFMNHGITSSSSDGVAVGMGAGEFIDRYVFPQGEIPHLHRVVRDMSDQDFEVHDVECLRPHYAKTLRHWSANFERRLSQAVMASSEKTARVWRLYLAGCAHAFDQRWTSIHQILASRQVNPGRTELPLTREWIYR, from the coding sequence GTGTTTCTTGCTGCTGGCGTGGGTCAGGTGCTCGAGCGACTGGGAGGCCAGGGCGGCCTGCCGCTGCGGGTCGTGCTCTGGGATGGACGGGAGTTTCCCCTTTCGGATGAGCCGCTCGCCACGGTCCGCGTCAAGCGACCGCAGGCCCTGACGGCCCTCAGCCACCCGACGCTGCTTTCGCTCGCGGAAGCCTACGTTAATGGCGATCTCGACCTCGAAGGCGACCTGGACGCCGCCATCCGCGCCGCGGAGTCGCTTGCGAGAGACGAGGGCGGCCCGCTCTTCGTGCGCGACGGTGCTGCGCCCCGCTCGCATACGCGCGAAGAGGACAGCGCGGCCATCCGCCACCACTATGACGTTGCCAACGGCTTCTACGCGCTGTGGCTCGATCCGCGCATGGTCTATTCGTGCGCCTACTTCCGCACGGAAAGCGATTCCCTCGAGCAGGCGCAGCTCAACAAGCTCGACCATATCTGCCGCAAGCTGAGGCTCGATGCCGACGAGCAGTTCCTCGACATCGGCTGCGGCTGGGGTGCCCTGATCCTCCACGCGGCCAAGAAGTACGGCGCCCGCGCAACCGGCATCACGCTCTCCGAGCAGCAGTTCGAATGGACGCAGCGGCGGATCCGCGAGGAAGGGCTGCAGCACCGCTGCCGCGTGCTGCTCGAGGACTACCGCGACCACCAGTCGCCCGCGCCCTACGACAAGATCGCCAGCGTCGGGATGTTCGAGCACGTCGGCATCGCGAACCTGCCCACCTATTTCGCGACCGTGCGGCGCCTGCTCCGCGAGCGCGGCCTCTTCATGAACCACGGCATCACCTCGTCGAGCTCGGATGGCGTCGCCGTGGGCATGGGCGCAGGGGAGTTCATCGACCGCTACGTGTTCCCCCAGGGCGAGATACCGCACCTGCACCGCGTGGTGCGCGACATGAGCGACCAGGATTTCGAGGTGCACGATGTCGAGTGCCTGCGCCCGCATTACGCCAAGACACTCCGGCACTGGAGCGCCAACTTCGAGCGGCGACTTTCGCAGGCCGTCATGGCCTCGAGCGAGAAGACGGCGCGCGTCTGGCGCCTGTACCTCGCCGGATGTGCCCACGCGTTCGACCAGCGCTGGACCTCGATCCACCAGATCCTCGCCTCGCGGCAGGTCAATCCGGGCCGGACCGAGCTTCCGCTCACGCGCGAGTGGATATATCGCTAG
- a CDS encoding PilZ domain-containing protein encodes MNDTVSESVVARPGVFSLVIRSKAALYAAWIPLLRGGGIFLPSNREHRLGEEVIVLLSLLDDPAKISLQGHVAWINPAHTAGNRPQGIGIQLVDSEQCRDFRKKVEGLLAGALQSSRPTHTI; translated from the coding sequence ATGAATGACACGGTTAGCGAAAGCGTCGTCGCGCGACCTGGGGTCTTCTCCCTGGTGATTCGCTCGAAGGCCGCGCTCTACGCGGCCTGGATCCCATTGCTTCGCGGCGGCGGCATCTTCCTGCCGAGCAATCGCGAGCATCGCCTGGGCGAGGAAGTGATCGTCCTCCTGTCGCTATTGGACGACCCCGCGAAGATTTCCCTGCAAGGGCACGTCGCGTGGATCAACCCCGCGCACACCGCCGGCAACCGCCCCCAGGGCATCGGCATCCAGCTCGTCGACAGCGAGCAGTGCCGCGACTTCCGCAAGAAGGTGGAAGGCCTCCTCGCTGGCGCGCTGCAGTCCTCACGTCCTACACACACGATCTAG
- the holB gene encoding DNA polymerase III subunit delta', which produces MTPLPWHRESLQRLLADRARIPHALLVHGRKGIGKAEFARAAAAAVLCETPREGMACMTCSSCHWLSQGNHPDYREVVPEVMLEDEPESAEKEDAKDAKKSLVIKVDQIRANADFISLSTHRAGFRVLLIHPAETMQPSAANALLKTLEEPPPSTLIILVSDQPARVLATIRSRCRAYALAPPPRAEALAWLKAQDVSDPEVALACAAGAPLLARDLAQPEEVELRRRVIGELARPSGADALGFSERIDRPALDRTVFWMQTWVHDLVCLRATGELRHHVDFLPAAKAKAKSASIEALFDLDRELQSARRLAAHPLNPRLMAEHLLMSYNRATSGNRP; this is translated from the coding sequence ATGACGCCGCTGCCCTGGCATCGCGAATCGCTGCAGCGGCTCCTCGCCGATCGCGCAAGGATCCCGCACGCGCTCCTCGTCCACGGACGCAAGGGCATCGGCAAGGCGGAATTCGCGCGTGCTGCCGCCGCCGCAGTGCTGTGCGAGACGCCGCGCGAAGGCATGGCCTGCATGACCTGTTCCTCGTGCCACTGGCTCTCGCAGGGCAACCACCCCGACTACCGCGAAGTGGTGCCCGAGGTGATGCTCGAGGACGAGCCCGAGAGCGCGGAGAAGGAAGACGCGAAGGACGCGAAGAAGAGCCTGGTGATCAAGGTCGACCAGATCCGCGCCAACGCCGACTTCATTTCGCTGTCGACCCACCGTGCCGGGTTTCGCGTGTTGCTCATCCATCCGGCCGAGACGATGCAGCCCTCGGCCGCCAACGCGCTCCTGAAGACCCTTGAGGAGCCGCCGCCGTCCACGCTGATCATCCTCGTGAGCGACCAGCCCGCCCGCGTGCTTGCGACGATTCGCAGCCGTTGCCGCGCCTATGCACTCGCGCCGCCGCCGCGCGCTGAAGCGCTGGCGTGGCTCAAGGCGCAGGACGTCTCGGATCCCGAAGTCGCGCTCGCGTGCGCCGCGGGTGCTCCGTTGCTCGCGCGTGACCTCGCCCAGCCCGAGGAGGTGGAGCTGCGCCGCCGCGTGATCGGCGAGCTTGCGCGGCCGAGCGGGGCGGACGCCCTGGGCTTCTCGGAGCGCATCGATCGGCCCGCGCTCGATCGCACGGTGTTCTGGATGCAAACCTGGGTGCACGACCTCGTTTGCCTGCGCGCGACCGGCGAGCTTCGCCACCACGTCGACTTCCTGCCCGCCGCGAAAGCGAAGGCGAAGTCGGCGAGCATCGAAGCGCTTTTCGACCTCGATCGCGAATTGCAGTCCGCCCGGCGCCTTGCCGCGCACCCCCTGAATCCACGCCTTATGGCCGAGCACCTGTTGATGTCTTACAATCGAGCCACTTCAGGAAACCGGCCATGA